ACTACAGCGACTTACTTTGTTGAAGTCGCTGTTTCTGACGCTTCCTCGCTCCTAGTTGCTTCATGCTTCCACAATCAGTAGAGCTAGGCAGCTCTGCGTCTAAAGAGGTTCGTTCCAAGCCCCTTGCCCAAATCTCATTTACTTGGGCAGCATTGATATCTCTGTCTTCGGTATGACCGCAGTCAGGATTAGAGCAAACATGAACTCTATCAGCTAAACTCTTAGGCGTTAATTCCCAACATTTAGCACACCGTTGAGTTGGCTTGAGCATCCGGGTTGGTGACTCAACATAAAACCCACCTGCCTCAGCCGATTTGTAGGTTAATAAATCACCGACTAGACCAAACCCAACGTCTAGAATAGACCGATTTAATCCGGCTTTCTGTTTCTTACGCTTACCCTTTTTTGCTTTTCGAGTCATGCCCTTGACGTTTAACTGCTCACCACCGATTAGGCTATTACCGCTGACTATATCACTGGTTACTTTGTGCAGCCAATCTTCCCGTTGTCGGGCTATTTTGCTCTGAACTTTAGAGAGCTGTTTACGTTCTTTTTTCCATCGCCTCGACCCCTTGACCTTCTTATTCCTATTCGGCGGTCTCTTGCGTCTTAACCGCTTTGAGGCTACCTTAACCTTTTTGTGTCCCTCCTTAATAAAATCGGGTTTAGCAATTTTCTCGCCAGTTGAAAGCGTCACCGCGTCTTTACAGCCAAGGTCGATCCCGATTGAACCTGTACCCGTCTGGCGAGTTGGGTTGCACTGCACGGTGATTGATGCATACCACAAACCATTCCTGAAA
The nucleotide sequence above comes from Coleofasciculus chthonoplastes PCC 7420. Encoded proteins:
- a CDS encoding RNA-guided endonuclease InsQ/TnpB family protein, whose product is MLTRRTTFRLYPNKTQCDKLHWARKMHCDLYNAAIANRRTQYKHFGHSVDYFEQQNCLPEFKKVWTEYAELGSHTLQATLKRVDFTYKRFFKGLGKYPKFKAKRRYSGWTYPDKASWKALSNGPNGYLELRDLGLKIQMRGQARTWGTPTTCTIFFRNGLWYASITVQCNPTRQTGTGSIGIDLGCKDAVTLSTGEKIAKPDFIKEGHKKVKVASKRLRRKRPPNRNKKVKGSRRWKKERKQLSKVQSKIARQREDWLHKVTSDIVSGNSLIGGEQLNVKGMTRKAKKGKRKKQKAGLNRSILDVGFGLVGDLLTYKSAEAGGFYVESPTRMLKPTQRCAKCWELTPKSLADRVHVCSNPDCGHTEDRDINAAQVNEIWARGLERTSLDAELPSSTDCGSMKQLGARKRQKQRLQQSKSL